The DNA sequence CAGGGAAGACGTCCATGGAAATCTTCACAAAAGTGACGGGAGAGAATCTTCGGACGGGAGAACGTTACTTGGCGGCAACCTGCTTTTTGACCTTTGTGGCGCTACCTGATGAAAATGGCAATAAAGTCTGCCTTCCGAAAATCGTACCGGAAACGGTCGAGGAAAAATTCATCAACAGCGGATATGAAGAAAGACGGCAAAAACGTAGAGCCGATCTGGACTACCAAAAAGAGCTGCATGAGCATCTCACAATAGAAATACCTTGGGCAGATTAGCGTTTGCCGACAGAAACAGTACGCCAAGCCTTGATCTGAAAAGCATGGAAAGAAATACATACAAATGATGGAGCAGGAGTGTGTCAACGTGTCGAAAATTATCGGAAAAGATTTATTGGGTCAGCCATTTTTGAATAAAGGGACCGCATTCACTTTGGAAGAACGGGCAACTTTGGGACTGGAAGGTTTGTTGCCGACAGCAGTCCGTACACTGGAAGAGCAGGGAGAGATTGTCTATGCCCAACTGGGTCAACTGACAGATGCCTATTCCAAACAGAAGCACCTGATGAATATCTACGCCCAGAACCGTGTGCTTTTTTACCATGTCATCGGGAAACATGTGACGGAGTTGTTGCCGGTAATCTATACGCCGACCATTGCCGACACAGTCATGAATTATTCGCGGGATTACCAGATTCCCCAGGACGCGGTGTATTTGGATGTGAATCGTCCGGAAGCTATCCGTAGCGCTTTGCTGAACGGCAGCAAAGGTATGGATGAAGAAATCAAAATGATGGTCATCACGGATGGCGAAGGGGTGTTGGGCATCGGCGATTGGGGCATCCAAGGCATCGCGATTTCGGTCGGGAAACTGGCCGTCTACACAGTCGCTTCGGGATTGAATCCGCAACAGGTGTTGCCGATTGTGATCGATGCGGGCACAAACAACGAAGAGCTGTTGGAAGATCAGTTCTATCTCGGCAACAAGCACAAACGCGTGACCGGGGAGGCTTATTACCCATTCATCGAAACATTCGTTGAAGAGGCTTCTGCGCTGTTCCCGGATGTATTGTTCCACTGGGAAGATTTCGGCCGCGATAACGCCGCCAATATATTGGAACAGTACCGCGATAAGATCTGCACGTTCAATGATGATATCCAAGGGACCGGCGTGATGATGTCCGCTGCAATGGATTCGGTGGTCCGGATCACCGATAAGCCGATTACGGAACACAAAATCCTTGTTTTCGGAGGCGGGACTGCCGGCGTCGGCGTTTCCGACCAAATTCTCATGGAGATGTTGCTCCAAGGGGCCGACAGCGAGGAAGCCCGCAAACAGTTTTACATGGTCGATCGTTACGGTTTGGTCACCGATAATATGGCAGACCTTACGCCGGGTCAGCAAAAGTATGCGCGCACCGCGGATGAATTCCCTACGCAGCTGACCGATTTGGCTGAAATCATCGATGCCGTCAAACCGACCGTGCTGATTGGAACATCAGGTCAAGCCGGTGCCTTTACGCAAGCAGTCGTCGAAAAGATGGCAGCATACAATGAACGACCTGCAATCATGCCGATCTCGAATCCGACCAGATTATGTGAAGCAAAGGCTTCAGATGTCATTGCTTGGTCCGAGGGGAGAGCGTTGGTCGTTACCGGCAGCCCTTCCGATCCGATCGCATACAATGGTGTGGACTATAAAATTGGCCAGGCGAACAATGCCCTATTGTATCCGGGCTTGGGCTTCGGGATCGTCATCGCAAAAGCCAAGACTGTAACCGACAGGATGCTTTCCGCTGCCGCGCACGGCATCACTTCCCTGCAGAACTTGGAGGAAGCGGGAGCAGCGATTTTGCCGCCGGTTTCCCAGTTGCGC is a window from the Trichococcus shcherbakoviae genome containing:
- a CDS encoding NAD-dependent malic enzyme; the encoded protein is MIGKDLLGQPFLNKGTAFTLEERATLGLEGLLPTAVRTLEEQGEIVYAQLGQLTDAYSKQKHLMNIYAQNRVLFYHVIGKHVTELLPVIYTPTIADTVMNYSRDYQIPQDAVYLDVNRPEAIRSALLNGSKGMDEEIKMMVITDGEGVLGIGDWGIQGIAISVGKLAVYTVASGLNPQQVLPIVIDAGTNNEELLEDQFYLGNKHKRVTGEAYYPFIETFVEEASALFPDVLFHWEDFGRDNAANILEQYRDKICTFNDDIQGTGVMMSAAMDSVVRITDKPITEHKILVFGGGTAGVGVSDQILMEMLLQGADSEEARKQFYMVDRYGLVTDNMADLTPGQQKYARTADEFPTQLTDLAEIIDAVKPTVLIGTSGQAGAFTQAVVEKMAAYNERPAIMPISNPTRLCEAKASDVIAWSEGRALVVTGSPSDPIAYNGVDYKIGQANNALLYPGLGFGIVIAKAKTVTDRMLSAAAHGITSLQNLEEAGAAILPPVSQLREASKLVAAAVIQAAIEDGVHGVEITDPMEAVEAAIWKAEY